The following proteins come from a genomic window of Anaerobutyricum hallii:
- the mnmG gene encoding tRNA uridine-5-carboxymethylaminomethyl(34) synthesis enzyme MnmG, producing the protein MKTVEECYDVIVVGAGHAGCEAALAAARLGCETIIFTVSMNSVALMPCNPNIGGSSKGHLVKEIDALGGEMGKNIDKTYIQSKMLNKSKGPAVHSLRAQADKDAYSMTMRYTLQNTDHLTLRQAEVTELIVEDGSIRGVKTFSGAVYHAKAVVLATGTYLKARCLYGEVVNYTGPNGLQAANYLSQSLKDNGVELYRFKTGTPARIDKRSVNFDVMEEQFGDEKIVPFSFTNKEEDIKREQISCWLTYTNEETHKIIRDNLDRSPIYAGVIEGTGPRYCPSIEDKVVRFADRKRHQLFIEPEGEFTNEMYVGGMSSSLPEDVQYEMYRTVKGLENVKIIRNAYAIEYDCINPNQLKLSLEFRNIQGLFSGGQFNGSSGYEEAACQGLIAGINAARKCTGKEPVILDRSQAYIGVLIDDLVTKENHEPYRMMTSRAEYRLLLRQDNADMRLTPIGHEIGLIDDERYEKFLLKKDQIEKEIERLKHVNIGANKTVQELLVSLGSSQLNSGSTLEELIKRPELNYESLASIDPEREPLDDDVIEQININIKYEGYIKRQLQQVEQFKKMENKLIPDTINYDEVHNLRNEAVQKLKAVHPHSVGQASRISGVSPSDISVLMIYMEQMRHKK; encoded by the coding sequence ATGAAGACAGTAGAAGAATGCTATGATGTGATCGTAGTAGGAGCGGGTCATGCCGGATGCGAAGCGGCCCTTGCAGCGGCAAGACTTGGATGCGAGACGATCATTTTTACAGTTAGTATGAACAGTGTGGCGTTGATGCCCTGTAATCCGAATATCGGAGGAAGCTCCAAGGGACATCTTGTAAAAGAAATCGATGCGCTCGGCGGAGAGATGGGTAAAAATATTGATAAGACATATATCCAGTCGAAGATGTTGAATAAGTCTAAGGGACCGGCTGTTCATTCTTTAAGAGCACAGGCAGATAAAGATGCTTATTCCATGACAATGCGTTATACACTTCAGAATACAGATCACTTAACGCTACGCCAGGCAGAGGTTACGGAGCTGATCGTGGAAGATGGAAGTATTCGAGGAGTAAAAACATTTTCCGGAGCCGTTTACCATGCAAAGGCAGTTGTTCTGGCAACAGGAACCTATTTAAAAGCAAGATGTCTGTACGGCGAAGTTGTCAATTATACGGGGCCGAATGGTTTGCAGGCAGCGAACTATTTAAGCCAGTCCCTAAAAGATAATGGTGTTGAATTATACCGTTTTAAGACAGGAACTCCGGCAAGAATCGATAAGCGTTCGGTTAACTTTGATGTGATGGAAGAACAGTTTGGCGATGAAAAAATCGTGCCATTCAGTTTTACAAATAAGGAAGAAGATATTAAGAGAGAGCAGATTTCCTGTTGGTTAACGTATACGAACGAAGAAACTCATAAAATCATTCGAGATAATTTAGATCGTTCACCAATCTATGCGGGTGTTATTGAGGGAACCGGTCCGAGATATTGTCCGTCTATCGAGGATAAAGTTGTCCGTTTTGCTGATAGAAAGCGTCATCAGCTTTTCATTGAACCAGAAGGTGAATTTACAAATGAAATGTATGTTGGTGGTATGAGCAGTTCACTTCCGGAAGATGTTCAGTATGAGATGTATCGTACGGTAAAAGGTCTCGAAAACGTCAAGATCATCCGTAATGCGTATGCGATAGAGTATGACTGCATCAATCCGAATCAGTTAAAGTTATCACTGGAATTCAGAAATATTCAGGGACTTTTTAGCGGTGGACAGTTTAATGGAAGCTCAGGATATGAAGAAGCTGCCTGTCAGGGACTAATCGCCGGCATTAATGCAGCAAGAAAATGCACTGGAAAGGAACCGGTGATACTGGACCGTTCGCAGGCGTATATTGGTGTATTAATTGATGACCTTGTTACAAAGGAAAACCATGAACCATATCGTATGATGACTTCAAGAGCAGAGTATCGTCTTTTATTAAGACAGGATAATGCAGATATGCGTCTTACACCAATTGGACATGAGATTGGTCTGATCGATGATGAAAGATATGAGAAGTTCCTTTTAAAGAAAGATCAGATTGAAAAAGAAATTGAACGTTTAAAGCATGTAAATATCGGTGCGAACAAGACGGTACAGGAATTACTGGTAAGTTTGGGAAGTTCCCAGTTAAATAGTGGTTCTACATTAGAAGAACTGATAAAGCGTCCGGAACTTAATTATGAATCTTTAGCATCCATCGATCCGGAAAGAGAACCGTTAGATGATGATGTGATAGAGCAGATTAACATTAATATTAAATATGAAGGATATATTAAGAGACAGCTTCAGCAGGTAGAACAGTTTAAGAAAATGGAAAACAAACTAATTCCTGACACTATAAATTATGATGAAGTTCACAACTTGCGTAATGAAGCTGTTCAGAAGTTAAAGGCAGTACATCCACATTCTGTTGGACAGGCATCTCGAATTTCAGGAGTTTCTCCATCAGATATTTCTGTACTGATGATTTATATGGAGCAGATGAGACATAAGAAGTAG
- the rsmG gene encoding 16S rRNA (guanine(527)-N(7))-methyltransferase RsmG gives MEFKEKLKARALKEEISLSPKQLDQFELFYNMLIETNKSMNLTAITDEDEVIEKHFIDSLSCRRVMDMTKVKTCIDVGTGAGFPGIPLKIVYPEIQFVLVDSLNKRVGFLNEVKKALGLEGLEALHGRAEDLARDKSLRASFDLCVSRAVANLSVLSEYCIPFVRTNGYFVSYKGKKGLDEITNAQNCMNVLGCKIENVDEFHLEEDEAERLLIKIKKCKGTPKLYPRKAGTPTKNPL, from the coding sequence ATGGAGTTTAAAGAAAAATTAAAAGCCCGGGCATTAAAGGAAGAAATCAGCCTTAGTCCAAAGCAGTTAGACCAGTTTGAACTGTTTTATAATATGTTGATCGAAACAAATAAGTCAATGAATTTAACTGCGATCACAGACGAAGATGAAGTGATTGAAAAGCATTTTATTGATAGTTTAAGCTGTAGAAGAGTCATGGATATGACCAAAGTAAAGACTTGTATTGATGTCGGAACCGGTGCAGGTTTTCCGGGAATTCCATTAAAAATTGTTTATCCGGAGATTCAGTTTGTATTAGTAGATTCTTTAAATAAGAGAGTCGGTTTTTTAAATGAAGTCAAAAAAGCACTTGGACTAGAAGGTTTAGAAGCACTTCATGGAAGAGCAGAAGATTTAGCAAGAGATAAAAGTCTGCGAGCTTCCTTTGATCTGTGTGTTTCAAGAGCAGTCGCTAATTTGAGTGTGTTAAGCGAATACTGTATTCCATTTGTCAGAACAAATGGATATTTTGTATCCTACAAAGGAAAAAAAGGATTAGATGAAATAACTAATGCACAAAACTGCATGAATGTGTTAGGATGTAAAATAGAAAATGTAGATGAATTTCATTTAGAAGAGGATGAAGCAGAACGTCTTTTAATTAAGATAAAGAAATGTAAGGGAACACCAAAGCTTTATCCAAGAAAGGCGGGAACGCCGACAAAGAATCCTCTGTAG